From Cannabis sativa cultivar Pink pepper isolate KNU-18-1 chromosome 8, ASM2916894v1, whole genome shotgun sequence, a single genomic window includes:
- the LOC115701132 gene encoding uncharacterized protein LOC115701132, with product MTLFALFRLKRPIETPSLLLPLGLFSELSFLRYSSFCKRHYFPPSQSQQSPTHPVPKKVPFQASAHGRTWQDPFHWMSNTKDPDLSRYLDRENSYAQAFMADTQNLQRTLFSEMTQRMPATVSTPPEPWGPWLYYQDIPEGKEYPVLYRKSNVGKSNWVKTALQYARGGTGREEILLDWNEIAEEYGYVHVGMCRVSPNHNFLAYTLDVSGSEQFILQVKDLRTGCIIPNLQVHRVVSIAWALDGNTLFYTQSDENQRPFRVLYFNLHSSNTDGIPVFTESNSSFCVDITSTKDGKFITVNSNSRTSSEVYVIDAANPSGDLRKIRERVSGVQYFLEHHHGLFYILTNDPSSVKEGWSGEDYYLARCPVEDIQSTNWQNIIIPRGGVTIQDMDIFDGYLVLFVDKKGNPAFCSLSFPINVDCEDLLETENLNTWLFPLPSNSCSVTPGSNHDFLSSVFRVVLSSPVMPDMIVDYDMSRRRFSVVQQEEVKGVSCEVDTKEIFDFKHDGEEISQYSESQTWKEFSNAYCCETKEVVSFDGTRIPLTILYSRAAWQKGQSPGLLQGYGAYGEVLDKSWCTNRLSLLDRGWVVAFADVRGGGGNSSWHKSGSGLCKKNSIYDFVWCANFLVNEEYVNKHQLGAIGYSAGGLLLGPAINMFPKLFRAAILKVPFLDICNTLLDDNLPLTILDYEEFGNPQIQSQFEYIQSYSPYDNISRGSCYPSMLVTASLHDSRVGVWEAAKWVAKVRDSTCSTCSDLVILKTNMSGGHFGEGGRYAQCEESAYEYSFLLKAMQVVNHDE from the exons ATGACCCTTTTCGCTCTCTTTCGCCTTAAGCGCCCTATCGAAACGCCGTCGTTATTGCTCCCACTTGGCTTGTTTTCAGAATTATCTTTCTTACGATATTCCTCTTTCTGTAAACGCCACTATTTCCCACCCTCACAGTCACAACAATCCCCTACTCATCCAGTCCCGAAGAAAGTCCCATTTCAAGCCTCTGCCCATGGAAGAACGTGGCAAGATCCTTTCCATTGGATGTCCAACACCAAAGACCCTGATCTTTCTCGATATCTTGATCGAGAAAACTCGTATGCTCAAGCTTTCATGGCTGACACACAAAACCTGCAACGAACTCTCTTCTCTGAGATGACTCAACGAATGCCTGCTACGGTTTCCACTCCTCCCGAGCCTTGGGGACCATG GTTGTATTACCAAGACATTCCGGAAGGAAAGGAATACCCAGTCTTGTATAGGAAATCAAATGTTGGTAAAAGTAATTGGGTTAAGACTGCTCTCCAATATGCAAGGGGTGGAACAGGGAGAGAGGAAATTCTGCTTGATTGGAATGAAATTGCTGAGGAATATG GTTATGTGCATGTGGGGATGTGTAGAGTGTCTCCAAACCATAATTTTCTTGCATACACACTTGATGTTTCTGGTAGTGAACAGTTCATTCTTCAAGTAAAGGACCTTAGAACTGGATGTATTATTCCAAATTTACAAGTTCATAGAGTTGTGAGTATAGCATGGGCTCTTGATGGCAATACATTGTTTTATACCCAGTCAGATGAGAATCAAAGACCTTTCAG gGTTTTGTACTTTAATTTACACTCCAGTAATACAGATGGTATTCCTGTATTTACAGAGAGCAATTCCAGCTTTTGTGTAGACATAACAAGCACAAAAGACGGCAAGTTCATAACTGTGAATTCAAATTCAAGGACTTCATCCGAGG TTTATGTAATAGACGCTGCCAACCCATCAGGTGATCTGCGAAAAATACGTGAGCGTGTATCTGGTGTCCAATACTTCCTTGAGCATCACCATGGTTTGTTTTATATTCTTACAAATGATCCATCGAGTGTAAAAGAAGGATGGTCTGGTGAAGATTATTACCTAGCTAGATGCCCTGTTGAAGATATACAGTCGACTAATTGGCAG AATATCATCATTCCGCGAGGAGGTGTAACCATACAAGATATGGACATCTTCGATGGATATCTGGTGCTTTTTGTTGACAAGAAGGGTAACCCTGCTTTCTGTTCCCTCAGTTTTCCTATCAATGTTGATTGCGAG GACCTATTGGAGACTGAGAATCTTAATACTTGGTTGTTCCCTCTGCCTTCAAATTCATGTAGTGTCACTCCTGGTTCAAACCATGACTTCCTTAGCTCTGTATTCCGGGTGGTGCTTTCATCTCCAGTG ATGCCTGATATGATCGTTGACTATGATATGTCACGAAGGAGATTCTCTGTTGTACAGCAAGAGGAAGTGAAGGGTGTTTCCTGTGAAGTAGATACAAAAGAAATTTTTGACTTCAAACATGATGGGGAAGAAATATCTCAGTACAGTGAATCACAGACGTGGAAGGAATTTTCTAATGCATACTGCTGTGAAACAAAGGAAGTTGTTTCCTTTGATGGCACAAGAATTCCTTTGACTATTTTGTACTCTCGAGCAGCCTGGCAGAAGGGCCAGTCCCCTGGTCTTTTACAAGGATATGGAGCATATGGAGAAGTTTTAGATAAAAGCTGGTGTACAAATCGCTTGAGTTTGCTCGATCGAGGTTGGGTGGTGGCATTTGCTGATGTCcg TGGTGGTGGCGGGAATAGTTCGTGGCATAAATCTGGCAGTGGTCTGTGTAAAAAAAACTCAATATACGATTTTGTTTGGTGTGCAAACTTCCTTGTTAACGAGGAATATGTGAATAAGCATCAGCTTGGTGCTATTGGATATAGTGCAGGGGGTCTTCTATTGGGACCAGCTATAAATATGTTCCCGAAACTGTTTCGTGCTGCAATTTTGAAG GTTCCATTTCTTGATATATGCAACACTCTGCTAGATGATAATTTGCCTCTTACAATTCTGGATTATGAAGAATTTGGTAATCCTCAGATACAGTCGCAGTTCGAGTATATTCAAAGTTACTCGCCCTATGATAACATTTCGCGTGGAAGTTGTTATCCTTCAATGCTCGTTACAGCTTCCCTTCACGACTCTAG GGTTGGAGTTTGGGAAGCTGCTAAATGGGTGGCGAAAGTTCGAGATAGTACATGTTCTACTTGTTCTGATTTGGTTATATTGAAGACAAATATGAGTGGGGGACATTTTGGTGAGGGTGGCCGATATGCTCAATGTGAGGAATCTGCTTATGAGTATTCTTTTCTGTTAAAAGCAATGCAGGTAGTGAACCATGatgaataa